A window from Chaetodon trifascialis isolate fChaTrf1 chromosome 5, fChaTrf1.hap1, whole genome shotgun sequence encodes these proteins:
- the LOC139331794 gene encoding heterogeneous nuclear ribonucleoprotein A0-like: MSDQLCKLFVGGLNVDTDDDGLRKHFEQYGTLTDCVVVVNKQLQRSRCFGFVTYSTPEEADAAMAARPHTVDGNAVEVKRAVAREDANKPEALAKVKKIFVGGLKDDIEDEHLTEYFSQYGQIEKAEVISEKDGGKKRGFGFVYFTDHDAADKAVVVKFHTVNGHKVEVKKALTKQEMQAANRTGMAPRGRLGRGGRGNQNGYGSRDYGGNYNYGNGGGYNCGGYGGYGGPYGGGYGDQGSGYGGGNGYNEFGSGYGQHSSGYGPMKGPPFQRSAAPYTRGGGGGGGYPRGGYGGGY; encoded by the coding sequence ATGTCTGACCAGCTTTGTAAACTTTTTGTCGGTGGACTAAACGTGGACACCGACGACGATGGCCTGCGCAAGCATTTCGAGCAGTACGGTACGCTTACCGACTGCGTTGTCGTTGTGAACAAGCAGCTGCAGCGGTCCCGCTGTTTCGGCTTTGTAACCTACTCGACACCAGAGGAGGCCGACGCAGCAATGGCGGCCAGGCCGCACACCGTCGACGGCAACGCGGTCGAGGTGAAGCGGGCCGTGGCGAGAGAGGACGCGAACAAGCCAGAGGCCCTCGCAAAAGTGAAGAAAATCTTCGTTGGAGGCCTGAAAGACGACATTGAAGATGAGCATCTTACTGAATACTTCTCCCAGTATGGTCAAATTGAGAAGGCCGAAGTCATCTCCGAGAAGGACGGTGGAAAGAAGAGGGGGTTCGGCTTTGTTTACTTCACCGATCACGACGCAGCCGACAAGGCGGTTGTGGTGAAGTTCCACACAGTCAACGGACACAAAGTTGAGGTCAAGAAGGCCCTGACCAAGCAGGAGATGCAGGCGGCCAACAGAACCGGCATGGCGCCGAGAGGCAGACTTGGTAGAGGCGGAAGGGGGAATCAAAATGGCTACGGCAGCAGGGACTACGGCGGAAACTACAACTACGGAAATGGCGGAGGCTACAACTGTGGCGGCTACGGAGGGTATGGCGGACCATATGGGGGTGGCTACGGAGACCAGGGAAGTGGCTACGGAGGTGGAAACGGCTACAATGAGTTCGGCAGCGGCTACGGCCAGCACTCTTCTGGTTACGGTCCCATGAAAGGGCCGCCCTTCCAAAGGAGCGCTGCGCCTTACACcagaggcggcggcggcggtggcggctACCCGAGGGGGGGCTACGGTGGCGGCTACTAA
- the LOC139331795 gene encoding heterogeneous nuclear ribonucleoprotein A0-like — MSTKLTKLFVGGLNVETKEDGVRKYFEQYGTLDDCVVVRNQQFNRSRCFGFITYSTPEEADAAMAANPHVVEGHNVELKRAISREDANNPDILANVKKIFVGGVKDHIQEDNLIEYFSQFGMVEKAEIISDKQSGRKRGFGFVFFEDTDSATKAVLTKYHTINGNKVEVKKALTKQEMSTGGRGGRGRGRGMHNYGGGRGGGGYGGGYGGNYGGSYGGGYGYGGGYNGGGGGYGGYGGYDDYDSQMGGGYSNGDFGDGYGHQHSSYGAMKGGNYSYRSGAPYNRGGGGGGGGYGRGGAFSGGY; from the coding sequence ATGTCTACTAAACTGACCAAGCTTTTTGTCGGTGGGCTAAATGTGGAGACCAAAGAAGATGGAGTACGCAAGTATTTTGAACAGTACGGGACGCTCGACGACTGCGTTGTGGTCAGAAACCAGCAATTCAATCGGTCCCGCTGTTTCGGTTTCATCACCTACTCTACACCGGAGGAGGCCGACGCAGCAATGGCGGCTAACCCACATGTCGTCGAAGGCCACAACGTGGAATTGAAAAGGGCCATATCACGAGAGGATGCTAACAACCCAGATATCCTCGCCAATGTAAAGAAAATTTTCGTCGGCGGCGTGAAAGATCACATCCAGGAGGACAACCTGATCGAGTACTTCTCCCAGTTCGGCATGGTGGAGAAAGCCGAGATCATCTCTGACAAGCAATCGGGCAGGAAGCGAGGCTTCGGCTTTGTCTTCTTCGAGGACACCGACTCCGCCACTAAAGCGGTGCTGACCAAATACCACACCATCAACGGGAACAAGGTGGAAGTGAAGAAAGCTCTGACCAAGCAGGAGATGTCCACCGGTGGCCGAGGAGGACGGGGTCGAGGAAGAGGAATGCATAACTATGGCGGCGGAAGAGGAGGCGGCGGCTACGGAGGAGGCTACGGCGGCAATTACGGAGGCAGTTACGGAGGCGGCTACGGCTATGGCGGGGGTTACAACGGCGGCGGAGGAGGCTACGGTGGCTATGGGGGATACGACGACTACGATAGTCAGATGGGGGGTGGATACAGTAATGGTGACTTTGGGGACGGCTACGGACACCAGCACTCCAGTTATGGTGCAATGAAGGGGGGCAACTATTCCTACAGGAGCGGGGCTCCTTACAACAGAGGCGGCGGCGGAGGAGGCGGTGGATACGGCAGGGGTGGCGCATTTAGCGGTGGCTATTAG
- the klhl3 gene encoding kelch-like protein 3 isoform X2, which translates to MDGVSLGLVATPASPRPNCTTDSEEDTVNGGMHTFNQTHMRKAFQIMNDLRSKKMLCDVQLVAGSVEVPAHRVVLASCSPYFCAMFTGDMSESKAHQVEIREVDGQTLRKLVDYIYTAEIEVTEDNVQVLLPAASLLQLMDVRQVCCEFLQSQLHPTNCLGIRAFADLHTCTQLLNQSHAYAEQHFTEVVQGEEFLGLSLQQVCSLISSDKLTVSTEEKVFEAMISWIKHDKPARLEYMPKLMEHVRLPLLSRDYLVQIVEEEALIKNNNTCKDFLIEAMKYHLLPAEQRHLIKTDRTRPRTPISIPKVMIVVGGQAPKAIRSVECYDFQEDRWYQVADLPSRRCRAGVVSMAGRVYAVGGFNSSLRERTVDVYDGVRDQWSAVASMQERRSTLGAAVLADLLYAVGGFNGSIGLSTVEAYNYKTNEWMYVASMNTRRSSVGVGVVDGKLYAVGGYDGASRQCLSTVEEYDPVTDQWCYVADMSTRRSGAGVGVLGGQLYAAGGHDGPLVRKSVEVYDPQTNTWRLVCDMNMCRRNAGVCAINGLLYVIGGDDGSCNLSSVEFYNPATDKWSLIPTNMSNGRSYAGVAVVDKPL; encoded by the exons ATGGACGGTGTGTCGTTGGG TCTGGTGGCCACACCGGCCTCACCTCGTCCAAACTGCACCACGGATTCAGAGGAGGACACGGTGAATGGAGGGATGCACACCTTCAACCAGACGCACATGAGGAAGGCTTTCCAGATCATGAACGACCTGAGGAG TAAAAAAATGCTGTGTGACGTCCAGCTGGTGGCGGGGAGCGTCGAAGTGCCAGCTCACAGGGTGGTCCTCGCGTCCTGTAGCCCCTACTTCTGTGCCATGTTCACAG GTGACATGAGTGAGAGCAAAGCCCATCAGGTGGAGATCAGGGAGGTGGACGGACAGACCCTGAGAAAACTGGTTGACTACATCTACACAGCTGAGATAGAGGTCACAGAGGACAACGTGcag GTTCTGCTGCCGGCAGCCAGTCTCCTCCAGCTGATGGATGTTCGGCAGGTTTGTTGTGAGTTCCTGCAGTCTCAGCTCCACCCCACCAACTGTCTGGGCATCAGAGCCTTTGCTgacctgcacacatgcacgcagctTCTCAACCAGTCCCACGCATACGCCG aGCAGCATTTCACCGAGGTGGTGCAGGGAGAGGAGTTTCTGGGCctttctctgcagcaggtgtgcaGCCTCATCTCCAGCGACAAGCTCACCGTTTCCACAGAGGAGAAG GTGTTTGAGGCGATGATATCTTGGATCAAGCACGATAAACCAGCTCGTCTGGAGTACATGCCCAAACTGATGGAGCACGTCAGACTTCCTCTACTGTCCAGGGATTACCTGGTGCAG ATCGTGGAGGAAGAGGCTTTGATAAAGAACAACAACACCTGCAAAGATTTTCTCATCGAAGCAATGAAGTATCACCTGCTTCCAGCGGAGCAGCGGCACCTCATCAAGACAGACCGGACCCGACCACGAACTCCTATCAGCATCCccaaa GTGATGATTGTGGTGGGTGGTCAGGCTCCGAAGGCGATCCGCAGTGTGGAGTGTTACGACTTCCAGGAGGATCGATGGTACCAAGTCGCCGACCTTCCATCAAGACGCTGCCGGGCAG GCGTGGTGTCCATGGCAGGTCGTGTGTATGCAGTCGGGGGGTTCAACAGCTCACTGCGGGAGCGAACGGTGGACGTGTACGACGGAGTCAGAGACCAGTGGAGCGCGGTGGCCAGCATGCAGGAGAGACGCAGTACACTGGGAGCTGCTGTGTTGGCGGATTTGCTTTACGCCGTGGGGGGCTTTAACGGAAGTatag GGCTGTCCACAGTAGAAGCCTACAACTATAAAACCAACGAGTGGATGTACGTAGCCTCCATGAACACACGACGCAGCAGTGTGGGCGTCGGGGTGGTCGatg GTAAGTTATATGCAGTAGGAGGTTACGATGGAGCGTCTCGACAGTGTCTCAGTACGGTGGAGGAGTACGACCCCGTCACTGATCAGTGGTGCTACGTCGCTGACATGAGCACACGGCGCAGTggagcag GGGTGGGTGTGTTGGGCGGCCAGCTGTATGCAGCAGGAGGACATGACGGTCCTCTGGTGAGGAAGAGCGTTGAGGTGTACGACCCGCAGACCAACACCTGGAGACTGGTCTGCGACATGAACATGTGCCGACGAAACGCAG GTGTCTGTGCCATTAACGGGCTGCTGTACGTGATTGGAGGGGACGACGGGTCGTGTAACCTCTCCTCTGTAGAGTTTTACAATCCGGCTACGGACAAGTGGAGCCTCATTCCCACCAACATGAGCAACGGACGCAGCTATGCCG GAGTCGCAGTGGTTGACAAGCCGCTATGA
- the klhl3 gene encoding kelch-like protein 3 isoform X1 — MSKDNMQCCMHVKYYNQSKCPVRSDVDVDDVTLFFVYFLPPALSLVATPASPRPNCTTDSEEDTVNGGMHTFNQTHMRKAFQIMNDLRSKKMLCDVQLVAGSVEVPAHRVVLASCSPYFCAMFTGDMSESKAHQVEIREVDGQTLRKLVDYIYTAEIEVTEDNVQVLLPAASLLQLMDVRQVCCEFLQSQLHPTNCLGIRAFADLHTCTQLLNQSHAYAEQHFTEVVQGEEFLGLSLQQVCSLISSDKLTVSTEEKVFEAMISWIKHDKPARLEYMPKLMEHVRLPLLSRDYLVQIVEEEALIKNNNTCKDFLIEAMKYHLLPAEQRHLIKTDRTRPRTPISIPKVMIVVGGQAPKAIRSVECYDFQEDRWYQVADLPSRRCRAGVVSMAGRVYAVGGFNSSLRERTVDVYDGVRDQWSAVASMQERRSTLGAAVLADLLYAVGGFNGSIGLSTVEAYNYKTNEWMYVASMNTRRSSVGVGVVDGKLYAVGGYDGASRQCLSTVEEYDPVTDQWCYVADMSTRRSGAGVGVLGGQLYAAGGHDGPLVRKSVEVYDPQTNTWRLVCDMNMCRRNAGVCAINGLLYVIGGDDGSCNLSSVEFYNPATDKWSLIPTNMSNGRSYAGVAVVDKPL, encoded by the exons ATGAGTAAAGATAACATGCAGTGCTGCATGCATGTGAAATATTATAATCAAAGCAAATGCCCCGTTAGATCAGACGTGGATGTGGATGatgtcactttgttttttgtttacttcctgCCACCTGCTCTCAG TCTGGTGGCCACACCGGCCTCACCTCGTCCAAACTGCACCACGGATTCAGAGGAGGACACGGTGAATGGAGGGATGCACACCTTCAACCAGACGCACATGAGGAAGGCTTTCCAGATCATGAACGACCTGAGGAG TAAAAAAATGCTGTGTGACGTCCAGCTGGTGGCGGGGAGCGTCGAAGTGCCAGCTCACAGGGTGGTCCTCGCGTCCTGTAGCCCCTACTTCTGTGCCATGTTCACAG GTGACATGAGTGAGAGCAAAGCCCATCAGGTGGAGATCAGGGAGGTGGACGGACAGACCCTGAGAAAACTGGTTGACTACATCTACACAGCTGAGATAGAGGTCACAGAGGACAACGTGcag GTTCTGCTGCCGGCAGCCAGTCTCCTCCAGCTGATGGATGTTCGGCAGGTTTGTTGTGAGTTCCTGCAGTCTCAGCTCCACCCCACCAACTGTCTGGGCATCAGAGCCTTTGCTgacctgcacacatgcacgcagctTCTCAACCAGTCCCACGCATACGCCG aGCAGCATTTCACCGAGGTGGTGCAGGGAGAGGAGTTTCTGGGCctttctctgcagcaggtgtgcaGCCTCATCTCCAGCGACAAGCTCACCGTTTCCACAGAGGAGAAG GTGTTTGAGGCGATGATATCTTGGATCAAGCACGATAAACCAGCTCGTCTGGAGTACATGCCCAAACTGATGGAGCACGTCAGACTTCCTCTACTGTCCAGGGATTACCTGGTGCAG ATCGTGGAGGAAGAGGCTTTGATAAAGAACAACAACACCTGCAAAGATTTTCTCATCGAAGCAATGAAGTATCACCTGCTTCCAGCGGAGCAGCGGCACCTCATCAAGACAGACCGGACCCGACCACGAACTCCTATCAGCATCCccaaa GTGATGATTGTGGTGGGTGGTCAGGCTCCGAAGGCGATCCGCAGTGTGGAGTGTTACGACTTCCAGGAGGATCGATGGTACCAAGTCGCCGACCTTCCATCAAGACGCTGCCGGGCAG GCGTGGTGTCCATGGCAGGTCGTGTGTATGCAGTCGGGGGGTTCAACAGCTCACTGCGGGAGCGAACGGTGGACGTGTACGACGGAGTCAGAGACCAGTGGAGCGCGGTGGCCAGCATGCAGGAGAGACGCAGTACACTGGGAGCTGCTGTGTTGGCGGATTTGCTTTACGCCGTGGGGGGCTTTAACGGAAGTatag GGCTGTCCACAGTAGAAGCCTACAACTATAAAACCAACGAGTGGATGTACGTAGCCTCCATGAACACACGACGCAGCAGTGTGGGCGTCGGGGTGGTCGatg GTAAGTTATATGCAGTAGGAGGTTACGATGGAGCGTCTCGACAGTGTCTCAGTACGGTGGAGGAGTACGACCCCGTCACTGATCAGTGGTGCTACGTCGCTGACATGAGCACACGGCGCAGTggagcag GGGTGGGTGTGTTGGGCGGCCAGCTGTATGCAGCAGGAGGACATGACGGTCCTCTGGTGAGGAAGAGCGTTGAGGTGTACGACCCGCAGACCAACACCTGGAGACTGGTCTGCGACATGAACATGTGCCGACGAAACGCAG GTGTCTGTGCCATTAACGGGCTGCTGTACGTGATTGGAGGGGACGACGGGTCGTGTAACCTCTCCTCTGTAGAGTTTTACAATCCGGCTACGGACAAGTGGAGCCTCATTCCCACCAACATGAGCAACGGACGCAGCTATGCCG GAGTCGCAGTGGTTGACAAGCCGCTATGA